In Onychostoma macrolepis isolate SWU-2019 chromosome 14, ASM1243209v1, whole genome shotgun sequence, a single window of DNA contains:
- the map7d3 gene encoding ensconsin isoform X12, which yields MAEGATSLKGLRTQMAAAAQAQAEERRSQAGNSPTPPTPASTMKSQSRPVIDGAALRIDDKLRVAKERREEQEKQHAARETQLLERERKARLQVERQMEERQKKLEEQRRKEEQRRVAVEEKRKQKLEEEKEHYEAVMRRTLERSQRVEQRQKRWSWGGLSDSDNKNGQSDSGSTSSPIAIVISPASPASKPPRNQTSQDKRSSSTTNLKQTDSVISKRLSSSSATLLNSPDKTRRSLAAPVDSSVLSRLLTPTQASLARSKSAAALSAEGGDTQASASPMQPLARGPLRSRSSDRKKGPPTSVSADAISSMTQQKGETEKRFTSPVGKRPASPSSRHRSPSPSPTANTTTRAPSPGAAKQSPHFRPPSPSGLKQRPPSPQPSATSKPPPIQKPALTPTGPPTLRKRDSKPKDMSPMMPVTPQSPETSTPSPAPTPTPKTKEESSSKAIAGTNSAAEASKILAENRRLAREQKEKEEQLRIQKEEEERLRKEEEKRLAEEERLRRAEEEKRLAEERKREEEEQACIAEEERQRMELEEQQRQSELQKEREEAEAKAQEEAERQRQERARIMQRNQQERMERKKRIEEIMKRTRKTDQLDFKSNDERDLPDENGEEAEDQINCENKENEAFDSEQNAKTTEPADSQECHLSVDEPVTEQDGPVFSMNTQTDVDNKENSNGPSTEDPSLDSSPPPKSCLMEGSEFVNEDSKVNLVQELNGKGGSWSFEELIDLGVHAKSKPLMDDGGPEGPRVAFEEKTSSIHPAQPIEALSEM from the exons ATGGCGGAGGGTGCGACGTCTCTGAAAGGGTTGCGGACGCAAATGG CTGCAGCTGCGCAGGCGCAGGCAGAGGAACGGCGCAGCCAGGCAGGGAACAGCCCAACGCCACCAACTCCAGCCAGCACAATGAAGAGCCAGAGCAGGCCAG TCATTGATGGGGCAGCTCTGAGGATAGACGACAAGCTCCGAGTGGCCAAAGAAAGGAGAGAAGAGCAGGAAAAGCAACATG CGGCCCGTGAGACTCAGCTTCTGGAGCGAGAGCGCAAGGCCCGGCTGCAGGTGGAGAGACAGATGGAGGAGCGACAGAAGAAGCTGGAAGAGCAGCGCAGGAAGGAGGAACAGAGGAGAGTTGCAGTGGAGGAGAAAAGGAAACAGAAATTAGAGGAGGAAAAg gagcACTATGAGGCCGTGATGAGACGTACCCTGGAGCGCAGCCAGCGAGTAGAGCAGAGACAGAAGAGATGGTCCTGGGGTGGACTTTCAGACTCTGACAACAAAAATG GACAAAGTGACAGTGGCTCCACCTCCTCCCCGATTGCTATAGTAATCTCCCCTGCTTCTCCAGCCTCCAAGCCACCCAGGAACCAGACGTCACAAG ACAAGCGCTCTTCCTCTACTACAAACCTGAAACAGACTGACTCAGTCATCAGCAAGCGTCTCTCATCATCCTCAGCCACCCTCCTTAATTCTCCCGATAAAA CTCGCCGCTCGTTGGCTGCCCCCGTGGATAGCAGTGTCCTCAGTCGGCTGCTCACACCCACCCAGGCCTCGCTAGCTAGAAGCAAGAGTGCTGCGGCCCTGTCCGCCGAAGGAGGCGACACCCAAG CATCTGCAAGCCCCATGCAGCCCTTGGCCCGTGGACCCCTACGCAGTCGCAGCAGCGATCGAAAGAAAGGACCGCCTACTTCTGTGTCTGCAGATGCCATTTCCAGTATGACACAG CAGAAAGGTGAGACGGAGAAGCGCTTCACGTCACCAGTTGGAAAACGCCCTGCCTCGCCCTCCAGTCGTCACCGATCCCCATCTCCTTCTCCCACGGCTAACACCACCACAAGAGCGCCCTCACCTGGAGCAGCCAA GCAGAGTCCACACTTCCGCCCTCCTTCCCCTAGTGGTTTGAAACAGCGGCCTCCATCCCCTCAGCCCTCTGCCACATCCAAACCTCCACCCATCCAGAAACCTGCTCTCACCCCCACCGGCCCGCCTACCCTTCGCAAGAGGGACTCCAAGCCAAAGGATATGTCTCCCATGATGCCTGTCACCCCACAGTCTCCAGAAACCAGCACGCCCAGCCCGGCACCCACACCCACACCCAAGACCAAAGAGG AATCCAGTTCCAAAGCTATCGCAGGAACTAACTCGGCTGCAGAGGCTTCTAAGATCCTGGCAGAAAACCGACGTCTAGCACGCgagcagaaagagaaagaagagcAACTCCGCATACagaaagaagaagaggagag GCTGAGGAAAGAGGAGGAGAAGCGGCTGGCGGAGGAGGAGCGCTTGAGGCGTGCAGAGGAGGAGAAGAGGCTTGCggaagagaggaagagagaagaGGAGGAGCAGGCTTGTATAGCAGAGGAGGAGAGACAGCGAATGGAGCTGGAGGAGCAGCAAAGACAGTCTGAGCTACAGAAAGAG CGCGAGGAGGCTGAAGCAAAGGCCCAAGAGGAAGCAGAGAGACAGCGTCAGGAGAGAGCACGCATTATGCAACGGAACCAACAGGAGCGGATGGAAAGAAAGAAG AGAATTGAAGAAATTATGAAGAGAACCAGAAAAACAGACCAACTTGATTTTAAG AGTAATGATGAGAGAGACCTTCCTGATGAAAACGGAGAGGAGGCTGAGGACCAAATAAACTGTGAAAATAAGG AGAATGAGGCTTTCGATTCAGAGCAGAATGCCAAGACTACAGAGCCAGCAGACTCTCAGGAGTGTCATTTATCTGTGGACGAGCCAGTCACAGAGCAAGACGGGCCAGTTTTTAGTATGAACACACAAACAGATGTGGACAATAAAGAGAACAGCAATGGGCCCAGCACAGAGGATCCCTCATTGGACAG CAGCCCACCTCCCAAATCCTGTCTGATGGAGGGCTCAGAGTTTGTGAATGAGGACTCTAAAGTGAACCTGGTGCAAGAGTTGAATGGTAAAGGAGGATCCTGGAGCTTCGAGGAGCTTATCGATCTGGGTGTTCATGCGAAGAGCAAACCCCTGATGGACGATGGGGGCCCTGAAGGGCCTAGAGTGGCCTTCGAAGAGAAAACCAGCTCAATTCATCCAGCCCAGCCCATTGAAGCCCTGTCTG AGATGTGA
- the map7d3 gene encoding ensconsin isoform X13, with the protein MAEGATSLKGLRTQMAAAAQAQAEERRSQAGNSPTPPTPASTMKSQSRPVIDGAALRIDDKLRVAKERREEQEKQHAARETQLLERERKARLQVERQMEERQKKLEEQRRKEEQRRVAVEEKRKQKLEEEKEHYEAVMRRTLERSQRVEQRQKRWSWGGLSDSDNKNDKRSSSTTNLKQTDSVISKRLSSSSATLLNSPDKTRRSLAAPVDSSVLSRLLTPTQASLARSKSAAALSAEGGDTQESHLCPRSASASPMQPLARGPLRSRSSDRKKGPPTSVSADAISSMTQQKGETEKRFTSPVGKRPASPSSRHRSPSPSPTANTTTRAPSPGAAKQSPHFRPPSPSGLKQRPPSPQPSATSKPPPIQKPALTPTGPPTLRKRDSKPKDMSPMMPVTPQSPETSTPSPAPTPTPKTKEESSSKAIAGTNSAAEASKILAENRRLAREQKEKEEQLRIQKEEEERLRKEEEKRLAEEERLRRAEEEKRLAEERKREEEEQACIAEEERQRMELEEQQRQSELQKEREEAEAKAQEEAERQRQERARIMQRNQQERMERKKRIEEIMKRTRKTDQLDFKSNDERDLPDENGEEAEDQINCENKENEAFDSEQNAKTTEPADSQECHLSVDEPVTEQDGPVFSMNTQTDVDNKENSNGPSTEDPSLDSSPPPKSCLMEGSEFVNEDSKVNLVQELNGKGGSWSFEELIDLGVHAKSKPLMDDGGPEGPRVAFEEKTSSIHPAQPIEALSEM; encoded by the exons ATGGCGGAGGGTGCGACGTCTCTGAAAGGGTTGCGGACGCAAATGG CTGCAGCTGCGCAGGCGCAGGCAGAGGAACGGCGCAGCCAGGCAGGGAACAGCCCAACGCCACCAACTCCAGCCAGCACAATGAAGAGCCAGAGCAGGCCAG TCATTGATGGGGCAGCTCTGAGGATAGACGACAAGCTCCGAGTGGCCAAAGAAAGGAGAGAAGAGCAGGAAAAGCAACATG CGGCCCGTGAGACTCAGCTTCTGGAGCGAGAGCGCAAGGCCCGGCTGCAGGTGGAGAGACAGATGGAGGAGCGACAGAAGAAGCTGGAAGAGCAGCGCAGGAAGGAGGAACAGAGGAGAGTTGCAGTGGAGGAGAAAAGGAAACAGAAATTAGAGGAGGAAAAg gagcACTATGAGGCCGTGATGAGACGTACCCTGGAGCGCAGCCAGCGAGTAGAGCAGAGACAGAAGAGATGGTCCTGGGGTGGACTTTCAGACTCTGACAACAAAAATG ACAAGCGCTCTTCCTCTACTACAAACCTGAAACAGACTGACTCAGTCATCAGCAAGCGTCTCTCATCATCCTCAGCCACCCTCCTTAATTCTCCCGATAAAA CTCGCCGCTCGTTGGCTGCCCCCGTGGATAGCAGTGTCCTCAGTCGGCTGCTCACACCCACCCAGGCCTCGCTAGCTAGAAGCAAGAGTGCTGCGGCCCTGTCCGCCGAAGGAGGCGACACCCAAG AGTCTCACCTGTGTCCTCGTTCAGCATCTGCAAGCCCCATGCAGCCCTTGGCCCGTGGACCCCTACGCAGTCGCAGCAGCGATCGAAAGAAAGGACCGCCTACTTCTGTGTCTGCAGATGCCATTTCCAGTATGACACAG CAGAAAGGTGAGACGGAGAAGCGCTTCACGTCACCAGTTGGAAAACGCCCTGCCTCGCCCTCCAGTCGTCACCGATCCCCATCTCCTTCTCCCACGGCTAACACCACCACAAGAGCGCCCTCACCTGGAGCAGCCAA GCAGAGTCCACACTTCCGCCCTCCTTCCCCTAGTGGTTTGAAACAGCGGCCTCCATCCCCTCAGCCCTCTGCCACATCCAAACCTCCACCCATCCAGAAACCTGCTCTCACCCCCACCGGCCCGCCTACCCTTCGCAAGAGGGACTCCAAGCCAAAGGATATGTCTCCCATGATGCCTGTCACCCCACAGTCTCCAGAAACCAGCACGCCCAGCCCGGCACCCACACCCACACCCAAGACCAAAGAGG AATCCAGTTCCAAAGCTATCGCAGGAACTAACTCGGCTGCAGAGGCTTCTAAGATCCTGGCAGAAAACCGACGTCTAGCACGCgagcagaaagagaaagaagagcAACTCCGCATACagaaagaagaagaggagag GCTGAGGAAAGAGGAGGAGAAGCGGCTGGCGGAGGAGGAGCGCTTGAGGCGTGCAGAGGAGGAGAAGAGGCTTGCggaagagaggaagagagaagaGGAGGAGCAGGCTTGTATAGCAGAGGAGGAGAGACAGCGAATGGAGCTGGAGGAGCAGCAAAGACAGTCTGAGCTACAGAAAGAG CGCGAGGAGGCTGAAGCAAAGGCCCAAGAGGAAGCAGAGAGACAGCGTCAGGAGAGAGCACGCATTATGCAACGGAACCAACAGGAGCGGATGGAAAGAAAGAAG AGAATTGAAGAAATTATGAAGAGAACCAGAAAAACAGACCAACTTGATTTTAAG AGTAATGATGAGAGAGACCTTCCTGATGAAAACGGAGAGGAGGCTGAGGACCAAATAAACTGTGAAAATAAGG AGAATGAGGCTTTCGATTCAGAGCAGAATGCCAAGACTACAGAGCCAGCAGACTCTCAGGAGTGTCATTTATCTGTGGACGAGCCAGTCACAGAGCAAGACGGGCCAGTTTTTAGTATGAACACACAAACAGATGTGGACAATAAAGAGAACAGCAATGGGCCCAGCACAGAGGATCCCTCATTGGACAG CAGCCCACCTCCCAAATCCTGTCTGATGGAGGGCTCAGAGTTTGTGAATGAGGACTCTAAAGTGAACCTGGTGCAAGAGTTGAATGGTAAAGGAGGATCCTGGAGCTTCGAGGAGCTTATCGATCTGGGTGTTCATGCGAAGAGCAAACCCCTGATGGACGATGGGGGCCCTGAAGGGCCTAGAGTGGCCTTCGAAGAGAAAACCAGCTCAATTCATCCAGCCCAGCCCATTGAAGCCCTGTCTG AGATGTGA
- the map7d3 gene encoding ensconsin isoform X6 → MAEGATSLKGLRTQMAAAAQAQAEERRSQAGNSPTPPTPASTMKSQSRPVIDGAALRIDDKLRVAKERREEQEKQHAARETQLLERERKARLQVERQMEERQKKLEEQRRKEEQRRVAVEEKRKQKLEEEKEHYEAVMRRTLERSQRVEQRQKRWSWGGLSDSDNKNDKRSSSTTNLKQTDSVISKRLSSSSATLLNSPDKSAKRRSSSLNRLPSNVPQASKEVHKQPQVEKTGPILKKRSSSLSRVGAKTQPTTKAEKSTADESARRSLAAPVDSSVLSRLLTPTQASLARSKSAAALSAEGGDTQESHLCPRSASASPMQPLARGPLRSRSSDRKKGPPTSVSADAISSMTQQKGETEKRFTSPVGKRPASPSSRHRSPSPSPTANTTTRAPSPGAAKQSPHFRPPSPSGLKQRPPSPQPSATSKPPPIQKPALTPTGPPTLRKRDSKPKDMSPMMPVTPQSPETSTPSPAPTPTPKTKEESSSKAIAGTNSAAEASKILAENRRLAREQKEKEEQLRIQKEEEERLRKEEEKRLAEEERLRRAEEEKRLAEERKREEEEQACIAEEERQRMELEEQQRQSELQKEREEAEAKAQEEAERQRQERARIMQRNQQERMERKKRIEEIMKRTRKTDQLDFKSNDERDLPDENGEEAEDQINCENKENEAFDSEQNAKTTEPADSQECHLSVDEPVTEQDGPVFSMNTQTDVDNKENSNGPSTEDPSLDSSPPPKSCLMEGSEFVNEDSKVNLVQELNGKGGSWSFEELIDLGVHAKSKPLMDDGGPEGPRVAFEEKTSSIHPAQPIEALSEM, encoded by the exons ATGGCGGAGGGTGCGACGTCTCTGAAAGGGTTGCGGACGCAAATGG CTGCAGCTGCGCAGGCGCAGGCAGAGGAACGGCGCAGCCAGGCAGGGAACAGCCCAACGCCACCAACTCCAGCCAGCACAATGAAGAGCCAGAGCAGGCCAG TCATTGATGGGGCAGCTCTGAGGATAGACGACAAGCTCCGAGTGGCCAAAGAAAGGAGAGAAGAGCAGGAAAAGCAACATG CGGCCCGTGAGACTCAGCTTCTGGAGCGAGAGCGCAAGGCCCGGCTGCAGGTGGAGAGACAGATGGAGGAGCGACAGAAGAAGCTGGAAGAGCAGCGCAGGAAGGAGGAACAGAGGAGAGTTGCAGTGGAGGAGAAAAGGAAACAGAAATTAGAGGAGGAAAAg gagcACTATGAGGCCGTGATGAGACGTACCCTGGAGCGCAGCCAGCGAGTAGAGCAGAGACAGAAGAGATGGTCCTGGGGTGGACTTTCAGACTCTGACAACAAAAATG ACAAGCGCTCTTCCTCTACTACAAACCTGAAACAGACTGACTCAGTCATCAGCAAGCGTCTCTCATCATCCTCAGCCACCCTCCTTAATTCTCCCGATAAAA GTGCAAAGCGGAGAAGTTCGTCTTTGAACCGGTTGCCTAGCAATGTTCCTCAGGCCTCTAAAGAAGTGCATAAGCAGCCTCAGGTGGAAAAGACAG GCCCAATCCTGAAGAAGCGAAGCTCCTCCCTCTCTCGAGTAGGGGCTAAAACACAGCCCACCACCAAAGCAGAGAAATCCACAGCAGATGAATCAG CTCGCCGCTCGTTGGCTGCCCCCGTGGATAGCAGTGTCCTCAGTCGGCTGCTCACACCCACCCAGGCCTCGCTAGCTAGAAGCAAGAGTGCTGCGGCCCTGTCCGCCGAAGGAGGCGACACCCAAG AGTCTCACCTGTGTCCTCGTTCAGCATCTGCAAGCCCCATGCAGCCCTTGGCCCGTGGACCCCTACGCAGTCGCAGCAGCGATCGAAAGAAAGGACCGCCTACTTCTGTGTCTGCAGATGCCATTTCCAGTATGACACAG CAGAAAGGTGAGACGGAGAAGCGCTTCACGTCACCAGTTGGAAAACGCCCTGCCTCGCCCTCCAGTCGTCACCGATCCCCATCTCCTTCTCCCACGGCTAACACCACCACAAGAGCGCCCTCACCTGGAGCAGCCAA GCAGAGTCCACACTTCCGCCCTCCTTCCCCTAGTGGTTTGAAACAGCGGCCTCCATCCCCTCAGCCCTCTGCCACATCCAAACCTCCACCCATCCAGAAACCTGCTCTCACCCCCACCGGCCCGCCTACCCTTCGCAAGAGGGACTCCAAGCCAAAGGATATGTCTCCCATGATGCCTGTCACCCCACAGTCTCCAGAAACCAGCACGCCCAGCCCGGCACCCACACCCACACCCAAGACCAAAGAGG AATCCAGTTCCAAAGCTATCGCAGGAACTAACTCGGCTGCAGAGGCTTCTAAGATCCTGGCAGAAAACCGACGTCTAGCACGCgagcagaaagagaaagaagagcAACTCCGCATACagaaagaagaagaggagag GCTGAGGAAAGAGGAGGAGAAGCGGCTGGCGGAGGAGGAGCGCTTGAGGCGTGCAGAGGAGGAGAAGAGGCTTGCggaagagaggaagagagaagaGGAGGAGCAGGCTTGTATAGCAGAGGAGGAGAGACAGCGAATGGAGCTGGAGGAGCAGCAAAGACAGTCTGAGCTACAGAAAGAG CGCGAGGAGGCTGAAGCAAAGGCCCAAGAGGAAGCAGAGAGACAGCGTCAGGAGAGAGCACGCATTATGCAACGGAACCAACAGGAGCGGATGGAAAGAAAGAAG AGAATTGAAGAAATTATGAAGAGAACCAGAAAAACAGACCAACTTGATTTTAAG AGTAATGATGAGAGAGACCTTCCTGATGAAAACGGAGAGGAGGCTGAGGACCAAATAAACTGTGAAAATAAGG AGAATGAGGCTTTCGATTCAGAGCAGAATGCCAAGACTACAGAGCCAGCAGACTCTCAGGAGTGTCATTTATCTGTGGACGAGCCAGTCACAGAGCAAGACGGGCCAGTTTTTAGTATGAACACACAAACAGATGTGGACAATAAAGAGAACAGCAATGGGCCCAGCACAGAGGATCCCTCATTGGACAG CAGCCCACCTCCCAAATCCTGTCTGATGGAGGGCTCAGAGTTTGTGAATGAGGACTCTAAAGTGAACCTGGTGCAAGAGTTGAATGGTAAAGGAGGATCCTGGAGCTTCGAGGAGCTTATCGATCTGGGTGTTCATGCGAAGAGCAAACCCCTGATGGACGATGGGGGCCCTGAAGGGCCTAGAGTGGCCTTCGAAGAGAAAACCAGCTCAATTCATCCAGCCCAGCCCATTGAAGCCCTGTCTG AGATGTGA
- the map7d3 gene encoding ensconsin isoform X15 — protein sequence MAEGATSLKGLRTQMAAAAQAQAEERRSQAGNSPTPPTPASTMKSQSRPVIDGAALRIDDKLRVAKERREEQEKQHAARETQLLERERKARLQVERQMEERQKKLEEQRRKEEQRRVAVEEKRKQKLEEEKEHYEAVMRRTLERSQRVEQRQKRWSWGGLSDSDNKNGQSDSGSTSSPIAIVISPASPASKPPRNQTSQDKRSSSTTNLKQTDSVISKRLSSSSATLLNSPDKKSHLCPRSASASPMQPLARGPLRSRSSDRKKGPPTSVSADAISSMTQQKGETEKRFTSPVGKRPASPSSRHRSPSPSPTANTTTRAPSPGAAKQSPHFRPPSPSGLKQRPPSPQPSATSKPPPIQKPALTPTGPPTLRKRDSKPKDMSPMMPVTPQSPETSTPSPAPTPTPKTKEESSSKAIAGTNSAAEASKILAENRRLAREQKEKEEQLRIQKEEEERLRKEEEKRLAEEERLRRAEEEKRLAEERKREEEEQACIAEEERQRMELEEQQRQSELQKEREEAEAKAQEEAERQRQERARIMQRNQQERMERKKRIEEIMKRTRKTDQLDFKSNDERDLPDENGEEAEDQINCENKENEAFDSEQNAKTTEPADSQECHLSVDEPVTEQDGPVFSMNTQTDVDNKENSNGPSTEDPSLDSSPPPKSCLMEGSEFVNEDSKVNLVQELNGKGGSWSFEELIDLGVHAKSKPLMDDGGPEGPRVAFEEKTSSIHPAQPIEALSEM from the exons ATGGCGGAGGGTGCGACGTCTCTGAAAGGGTTGCGGACGCAAATGG CTGCAGCTGCGCAGGCGCAGGCAGAGGAACGGCGCAGCCAGGCAGGGAACAGCCCAACGCCACCAACTCCAGCCAGCACAATGAAGAGCCAGAGCAGGCCAG TCATTGATGGGGCAGCTCTGAGGATAGACGACAAGCTCCGAGTGGCCAAAGAAAGGAGAGAAGAGCAGGAAAAGCAACATG CGGCCCGTGAGACTCAGCTTCTGGAGCGAGAGCGCAAGGCCCGGCTGCAGGTGGAGAGACAGATGGAGGAGCGACAGAAGAAGCTGGAAGAGCAGCGCAGGAAGGAGGAACAGAGGAGAGTTGCAGTGGAGGAGAAAAGGAAACAGAAATTAGAGGAGGAAAAg gagcACTATGAGGCCGTGATGAGACGTACCCTGGAGCGCAGCCAGCGAGTAGAGCAGAGACAGAAGAGATGGTCCTGGGGTGGACTTTCAGACTCTGACAACAAAAATG GACAAAGTGACAGTGGCTCCACCTCCTCCCCGATTGCTATAGTAATCTCCCCTGCTTCTCCAGCCTCCAAGCCACCCAGGAACCAGACGTCACAAG ACAAGCGCTCTTCCTCTACTACAAACCTGAAACAGACTGACTCAGTCATCAGCAAGCGTCTCTCATCATCCTCAGCCACCCTCCTTAATTCTCCCGATAAAA AGTCTCACCTGTGTCCTCGTTCAGCATCTGCAAGCCCCATGCAGCCCTTGGCCCGTGGACCCCTACGCAGTCGCAGCAGCGATCGAAAGAAAGGACCGCCTACTTCTGTGTCTGCAGATGCCATTTCCAGTATGACACAG CAGAAAGGTGAGACGGAGAAGCGCTTCACGTCACCAGTTGGAAAACGCCCTGCCTCGCCCTCCAGTCGTCACCGATCCCCATCTCCTTCTCCCACGGCTAACACCACCACAAGAGCGCCCTCACCTGGAGCAGCCAA GCAGAGTCCACACTTCCGCCCTCCTTCCCCTAGTGGTTTGAAACAGCGGCCTCCATCCCCTCAGCCCTCTGCCACATCCAAACCTCCACCCATCCAGAAACCTGCTCTCACCCCCACCGGCCCGCCTACCCTTCGCAAGAGGGACTCCAAGCCAAAGGATATGTCTCCCATGATGCCTGTCACCCCACAGTCTCCAGAAACCAGCACGCCCAGCCCGGCACCCACACCCACACCCAAGACCAAAGAGG AATCCAGTTCCAAAGCTATCGCAGGAACTAACTCGGCTGCAGAGGCTTCTAAGATCCTGGCAGAAAACCGACGTCTAGCACGCgagcagaaagagaaagaagagcAACTCCGCATACagaaagaagaagaggagag GCTGAGGAAAGAGGAGGAGAAGCGGCTGGCGGAGGAGGAGCGCTTGAGGCGTGCAGAGGAGGAGAAGAGGCTTGCggaagagaggaagagagaagaGGAGGAGCAGGCTTGTATAGCAGAGGAGGAGAGACAGCGAATGGAGCTGGAGGAGCAGCAAAGACAGTCTGAGCTACAGAAAGAG CGCGAGGAGGCTGAAGCAAAGGCCCAAGAGGAAGCAGAGAGACAGCGTCAGGAGAGAGCACGCATTATGCAACGGAACCAACAGGAGCGGATGGAAAGAAAGAAG AGAATTGAAGAAATTATGAAGAGAACCAGAAAAACAGACCAACTTGATTTTAAG AGTAATGATGAGAGAGACCTTCCTGATGAAAACGGAGAGGAGGCTGAGGACCAAATAAACTGTGAAAATAAGG AGAATGAGGCTTTCGATTCAGAGCAGAATGCCAAGACTACAGAGCCAGCAGACTCTCAGGAGTGTCATTTATCTGTGGACGAGCCAGTCACAGAGCAAGACGGGCCAGTTTTTAGTATGAACACACAAACAGATGTGGACAATAAAGAGAACAGCAATGGGCCCAGCACAGAGGATCCCTCATTGGACAG CAGCCCACCTCCCAAATCCTGTCTGATGGAGGGCTCAGAGTTTGTGAATGAGGACTCTAAAGTGAACCTGGTGCAAGAGTTGAATGGTAAAGGAGGATCCTGGAGCTTCGAGGAGCTTATCGATCTGGGTGTTCATGCGAAGAGCAAACCCCTGATGGACGATGGGGGCCCTGAAGGGCCTAGAGTGGCCTTCGAAGAGAAAACCAGCTCAATTCATCCAGCCCAGCCCATTGAAGCCCTGTCTG AGATGTGA